From Eschrichtius robustus isolate mEscRob2 chromosome 7, mEscRob2.pri, whole genome shotgun sequence, a single genomic window includes:
- the LOC137767794 gene encoding small ribosomal subunit protein eS27, which yields MPLAKDLLHPSPEEEKRKHKKKRLVQSPNSYFMDVKCPGCYKITTVFSHAQTVVLCVGCSTVLCQPTGGKARLTEGCSFRRKQH from the coding sequence ATGCCTCTCGCAAAGGATCTCCTTCATCCCTCTccagaagaggagaagaggaaaCACAAGAAGAAGCGCCTGGTGCAGAGCCCCAATTCCTATTTCATGGATGTGAAATGCCCAGGATGCTATAAAATCACCACCGTCTTTAGCCATGCACAAACAGTAGTTTTGTGTGTTGGCTGCTCTACCGTCCTCTGCCAGCCTACAGGAGGAAAAGCAAGGCTTACAGAAGGGTGCTCCTTCAGACGGAAGCAGCACTAA